The genomic region GAAAGGACTTTTTTGGAAAAACTGTTCTTACTGCATGAGGAATTCCAGCGTCCTAAGGAGAAGGTTAGGGTTGACAGGTTAAGCCGTCACTTATACGACATTTACCAATTATCAAAAACAGAATTTGCGGCCAATGCCATCAACAATCAAGAATTATATGAAACCATAGTAAACCATAGGTATATATTCACAAAACTCGGTGGGGTCGATTATAACCTGCATCACCCACAGGACATACGACCCATCCCATCCCTTGGGTATGAGGACGATTGGAAGGCAGATTATAAAACAATGCAAGAGCAAATGATTTATGGGGATTCCCCATCCTATGAAGATTTGGTCAAGGAAATCCAAGAATTTTTAGAAGGGATGAAGGCATTGGATTGGAGAATGAGAACGGAATTTCCCTCGCCTAAGGGTTGAGAATAATTTACATTGATTACATTTAAGTCATGTCGGAAACCCTATATAAAGTATTGGATTTTAGTCAGCCAATAGGCAGACATTCGTTCGGCGAGGTCATGAGTGAACTGGCAGGTCTTTCCCCTTCACACAAAGAGACCACGCTTTCGGAAGGGCAACTAAAAACTCTTATTGCAACCATTTTTACGTATGGACTTCATTATGACGAGGTATCCGAAGAGCAAAGACAACTGCTATTAAAGGCAATTCTGGAAGATAAACAACCGTTGTTCAACCTATCCCATACTTTTGCAAGACATCTGATGAATAACCTTGATGATACCACGAAAGCACAGCTGGAAGCACTTCACAATATTGAATATGACTTGAAACGGCCATTGTCTAATGAACCGCTAGTGGATTTTGTAGAAATGGAACTCTTGGACCAGACCACTTCATACCGGAAATGGGAATATGGCCGATTCTCCGTAGCTTATTTAACAGCGCATTTTTCGACGCAGGCCCAATGGAAAAAAGTGGAGAAAACCGTGAAAGAAAAGAAACCACGCCCCGAAGCTTATCTCAAAAATTTTGATAAGGAATTGGAAAATGCCCGCTATGGTCTCGATGCCCACGAACAATTACTCCTAAATCTTATCATAAAGGCCAAGTTATGGCCCAGCAAGACTACCATGGCCGATTATTTGTTGGCGGGTTGGATAGTACAACAACACCTTTTAGGCCTCTCCCTTCGTTCTGATAAACTTGCCAAATCCATTGAAATTGCCTTGGAGCGGACTCAAACCATAAACAAACGCCGGGGCGGTCCTAAATTATGATCTCGTCAGAAAAACTGCTTAGCTATCTGAAAGATTTGACGAAGGAGGAGCATCCCGAGGTCAACGGGAAAGAATATTCCCGATCACAGGTCCTATTGGCAGAGCGTCTGGTACGCGATGCACAAAAAGCTATCGGAATTGCTTCGCAAAAACCAAAGCTTTCAAAAAGAAGAGCCTTTATCGTAATCTTGGAAGAACTTTATTACAGAGTCCCGAAATATCCTGAAGGTCTATCGCTTGAGAGTATTCATAGAAGGGCTTCCCAACGGTTCGAATATATGAACAGGGGCGCGAAATCACTTACCACTCCCACAGAGGTGCATCCCAAAGACCCCTGTACATTTTATGAGGATAACGGTTATGCCAAGGCACGCTATAAATCGGCACTGCAACATCTCGTCTTGGAATCCCAACGCTATTTTGAAGTTCCAGAAGCCGAAACTTCTCTTAAACTTCTGTTCGAGGACGTCAAACTCTGCTGAATCCATTTACCGTACAACACTCCATGTACGGCAAAGCCCTTATTGACTTGCGATATGTTTTAGGTTTGGTCTAAGTTAATCGGAGGTCACGTAGCAAGCCATGTTTTTGCAAGCAAAAACCGCTCACTTTGTTCGCGAGTCTTGTTGGGGAACCTCCCCAAACCCCTTAATTATGGCACGGCCAAAAAAAGATATTGAATCACTAAAGGCAATACGGGTCAACGTACGGATGACAGTCAATGAATACCTAATTGTTTCTGGTAACGCGGCAACTTTAGGAATGGGCATACCAGATTACGTTCGCAAGAAGATAACTAGTAGACCGCTTCCACGAACCAAGATAACACCGGAGAACAGACAGCTGTTCGTTGAGCTAAGCCGTATCGGAAACAACATCAACCAATTGACAAGAAACTCCCATCTAAGAATGCATGCGCCTAAAAGCTTGTTTTACCAGTTGGGGAAATTGAGAAAAGTCATACATGAATTAAAGTCCGAAATCAAAAAGCGATGATAGCCAAACAAATAATCGGAAAAGATTTCTATGGACTATTAGCTTATAACCAAAAAAAAGTGGAACTGGGCGACGCCGTCGTTCTAGATGCAAATATCGATTTGGGAAGCGCGGTCGAAATGACTGATGAGTTCAACGTGATACGACAATTGCGTCCGCGCCTCGGCAAAGCGGTCTACCACGTATCTCTAAACCTACCGCACGGAGAAGAACTGAACGATAATCAATTCGTTTCCATGGGGGAGGACTATCTAAAGGGAATGGGATTCGATGACAACCAATATATCATCTATCGCCATGATGACCAAAGCCACCGGCATATTCATATCGTGGCTAATCGGATAAAATTTTCCGGAGAATTAGTTAGTGATAGTAAAAATTACGAACGGAGCGAACGACTGGTTAGGAAGCTGGAAAATAAGTACGCTCTTTCACAACTGCCCGACCCAACGATTAGACGAAAGTCGGCGCTGACCCAAAAAGAAGTTGAAAAGGCGATACGGACTGGGAACGCCCCTATCAAAAGCATACTCCAACAGCAGTTGGGGGCGGCACTAAAAAGTTCCATCAATACGGAAGAGTTTCTCCAACAGCTGCGGTCAAAAGGTATTCGACCAAAATTCAATATCAGCAAAACAACGGGTAGGGTTTCCGGTGTTTCCTTCAAATACGAGGGGGTCATTTACAAAGGGAGCAGTCTGGGCCGACAATATTCATGGAACAACATCATAAAACAAATCGATTATGAACAAATCAGAGACCGTACAGTTATTCTCGAAAATAATCATCCAGAACAAGGAAATAAAGGAGCTGTTAATTCAGATACAGGCCCATCAAGGAACGATGTCGGAAAAACAAAAGATGCTGAGGGAGGGGCAATCCAAACTGGTGAAAAACCAAAATACGATTTGGGAGGCGCTCAAAAAGATGGCCTGATGGACGAACCTTTTACGCCGTTTAAAATGGAACTGGAGGATTTTGACCGTTGGAAGCGAAAGAAGAAGAAAAGGAAATCGAGAAATATCTAGAAGCGGGGAATCATTGGATTCAATGGGTAATCAACTAAACATACAACCACTTAATTTGACCGGAAAGGCATTTTGCGAAAGGCTTGGCGTGTCTTATAATGGTCAAATTATGCTTGCTCTACGGGAGTTGGGATTGGTCAGTTTTTTCAAAGTAGGTAAAAAATACCTGTATGCTTATGAGGATACAGATTCGGTCAATCAAAAACTCAGGAAAGGTGAAATATCGATAAGGGTTGACAACGGCTATTATATAACTTTGAATGAATAGAAAGAAGGATTGGTTATGGATTCACAAGATGACATTTCGCCTAAAAAAATGATATATTAAAATTTTAGACTATTTCGAAAAATGATTATGTCTCTGATTTAGACTCTTTACAAAAAGCGGATTTTGTAAAGAGTTCTAATTTTATAGATTAAGTTTTAAGGAGTTTGACGGTAGTACTAAGCCTTATCCGAAAAGCGTAACGTAAAGAGTATAATTAATCTACCGTATTATTGAACTTATTAGGTTTTTATTGTTCATTACTTCTAAAAAGTTTATTTCTTCGTACTAATTAATTAGTTTAATTTTTTACATATAATTAAACTATTCTCATGGTTTTTGGATATGCTCGAGTAAGTACCGCAGAACAAAGTCTTAATTTGCAATTGGATGCGCTGCTCAAAGAAGGTATCGAGCAAAAGAACATCTACACGGACAAGGTTTCGAGCACTAAAGAAGAACGAAAGAGTTTGACCAAATTACTGGATTATGTTAGGGAAGGTGACACTATTGTGGTTTGGAAACTAGACCGATTGGCCAGAAGCCTGATACATTTTACAAAATTGATGTCGGAACTGGATCAAAAGGGCGTTAAATTTAGGAGTATCACCGAATCCTTCATTGACACTACCAAAAAGTCCTCCCAGTCGGAATTCATTATCAATATTTTCGCGGCCCTTGCCCAATTGGAAAGGGACATTATAATTGAAAGAACCAAAGCAGGTCTTGAATCGGCAAGACGACGTGGAAAAGTGTTGGGCGCCCCCAAAGGCCTGAGTAAGAAAAATAAGCAAAAAGCTGTCCTTTGTGAAGAGTACTTTAAGGAGGGAACAATGACCGTCACAGAAATTTGCGAGCGGTTGGATGTTTCGAGGGCAACCTACTACAAATATTTACGGATCAGAGGCCAGGCGAGAAAACTGAGGCCATATAAACCAAAAGTGTGAATAAACGAACATCTAAAACAGAAGTAAGTGTTCATATCGCATGCTTGATTTTCAGCATCAATCACTTCAAAATAATGACACCAATATGAAATATATTTTGTTAATTGTCTTAATGATGTCCTGCCTATGGTCATGTTCGCAATCGCATGACATTACCGGCGAATATGAAAAGGTATTAAAAAGTGGGTCGGTTCAATCTTTATTGAAATTAAACCAAAATGGCACTTTCCGTTTCGACTCATATTCAGTTAGACAGATTGACGGAACAAACTTACCGGTAAATGAAAATTTACCCACTGAGTCTAGTATTAGTGGAAAAGGGAGATATAGAGTCAAGAATGATGTCATTTATTTCACAACCGATGGGGATACCGATATAGACCATAATTACCCGTTAAATTTCAATGATACCAAAGCAAAATTTAAAAATGGGTACTCTAAGAATTCATCCAATGAAAGAGCCATCGCAAAGCTGAAATTCTTTGAGTCGGGTATTTTTTGGATTGATGGACTCGAATTGAAAAAGAGAAACTAGAAACGCACAACAATAAGGATACAGAGCTAATACGAAAGTTTAAATTAGCGAATGCCAGGAAACACTGTATCTTCCAACTACATATTATCTTAACTTATATCTGCATACAAAAGATGCATGAATCATGACCTATGTTCCTGAGTGGGCAAACGTATAATAGACTTTCAAAAAACGTTATTTAGACCAATGAAGAATATTCTCTATTTCTGGTTGCTAATCGCAATGGGCTCATGTCAAATTAATAGTCAAAAAGAAACTATAGGCTATAAAATAAACGGCAAAATTACGGGTGCAACTGATTCTTTAAAAGTAATCATAAGCAACGTTTATTTCATGGACTCAACTATAGTGAAAGATGGCGAATTCAGCTTTAGTGGAAAAACAGATACGCCTAGAAAAATCCTATTGACTATTGAAATGCTTCTCAACGTAACAGTTTTTGGTTGGAAAACTCCAAAATAAATATTAGAGGTGATTATAATTATCTAGAGATTGCTAAGGTAACAGGCGGAGAAAATCAGGAAATCCTGAATATACGCAATAGTCGAAAAAAGCATGTTTTAAAAGCTATGAATGACTATTCTGCACAACTCAAGGACAACACGATGGAAAAATCTCAAAAAGATTCCATTTATGCTACATATAAAATTCTTGCTGAAGAACTTCAGGACATTGAGAAGCAATTTGTTAAGGATTACCCCAATACGCTGGAGGGAGTAATTTTACTTGGTGTAAAAAGGGCAAGTTGGAATAGGGACACCGTAAGCAACATATTCGCTGGGATGAATAAGGAAATTCAAAATTCAGAAGCTGGTATTTTAATCTCCGAGTATTTAAAATCCAGTCCGGCTCCTCAAGTAGGAGACAAGTATATAGATTTCACTCTAAAAAATACTAACAATGAAACATTCATTCTTTCGCAGAACTTAGGTACTTATACATTACTTGATTTCTGGGCATCATGGTGTATTCCATGTAGAAAGGAAAACCCAAATTTGATTGAACTTTACAATAAATACCATAAGAGAGATTTACAGATTATCGGGGCTTCAATGGATAGGGAAAAAAGTGATTGGTTGAAAGCCGTCAAAGATGATAAATTACCATGGCCTAATGTTATCGATTTAGTCGGTCCTCAAAGTAATAATATTTTCTTTCTCTATGATGTTCGGTACGTTCCAGACAACTTACTCTTGGATGAAAACGGAATAATTATAGCCCGCAATTTAAGGGGTGAGGCTTTGAAAAAGAAACTTCAGCTTTTATATAAGTTATAACGGAACGTTTTTCTTCATCGACAAATAAAAACGATTTGCCGATAATACCTATAGCAAGTAGGGCATAGAGCTTTAAATTTAATGGCTTGGGTGTATTTTCAAAGTCCGCCAAATCTTTTGGAGTTGGCAATTAAAAAATTAAAGATAATTACAAAACAAAAAGCTCCGGCTAGTAGACCAGACG from Costertonia aggregata harbors:
- a CDS encoding plasmid mobilization protein is translated as MARPKKDIESLKAIRVNVRMTVNEYLIVSGNAATLGMGIPDYVRKKITSRPLPRTKITPENRQLFVELSRIGNNINQLTRNSHLRMHAPKSLFYQLGKLRKVIHELKSEIKKR
- a CDS encoding relaxase/mobilization nuclease domain-containing protein encodes the protein MIAKQIIGKDFYGLLAYNQKKVELGDAVVLDANIDLGSAVEMTDEFNVIRQLRPRLGKAVYHVSLNLPHGEELNDNQFVSMGEDYLKGMGFDDNQYIIYRHDDQSHRHIHIVANRIKFSGELVSDSKNYERSERLVRKLENKYALSQLPDPTIRRKSALTQKEVEKAIRTGNAPIKSILQQQLGAALKSSINTEEFLQQLRSKGIRPKFNISKTTGRVSGVSFKYEGVIYKGSSLGRQYSWNNIIKQIDYEQIRDRTVILENNHPEQGNKGAVNSDTGPSRNDVGKTKDAEGGAIQTGEKPKYDLGGAQKDGLMDEPFTPFKMELEDFDRWKRKKKKRKSRNI
- a CDS encoding recombinase family protein, whose translation is MVFGYARVSTAEQSLNLQLDALLKEGIEQKNIYTDKVSSTKEERKSLTKLLDYVREGDTIVVWKLDRLARSLIHFTKLMSELDQKGVKFRSITESFIDTTKKSSQSEFIINIFAALAQLERDIIIERTKAGLESARRRGKVLGAPKGLSKKNKQKAVLCEEYFKEGTMTVTEICERLDVSRATYYKYLRIRGQARKLRPYKPKV
- a CDS encoding DUF4369 domain-containing protein translates to MKNILYFWLLIAMGSCQINSQKETIGYKINGKITGATDSLKVIISNVYFMDSTIVKDGEFSFSGKTDTPRKILLTIEMLLNVTVFGWKTPK
- a CDS encoding TlpA family protein disulfide reductase codes for the protein MENSKINIRGDYNYLEIAKVTGGENQEILNIRNSRKKHVLKAMNDYSAQLKDNTMEKSQKDSIYATYKILAEELQDIEKQFVKDYPNTLEGVILLGVKRASWNRDTVSNIFAGMNKEIQNSEAGILISEYLKSSPAPQVGDKYIDFTLKNTNNETFILSQNLGTYTLLDFWASWCIPCRKENPNLIELYNKYHKRDLQIIGASMDREKSDWLKAVKDDKLPWPNVIDLVGPQSNNIFFLYDVRYVPDNLLLDENGIIIARNLRGEALKKKLQLLYKL